A window of Pseudodesulfovibrio hydrargyri contains these coding sequences:
- a CDS encoding RNA polymerase sigma factor, giving the protein MKEKREAEIVRNILLGEVRLYGDLVREYQGPVYNLMLRMTGDADVSADLAQDAFVRAYEKLETFNQRRRFFPWLYTLALNVARDWLRKEGRDRHVFVEDASVMVREQDRRDESRAMNDRLDGAKAFETVMALDPKYREALILRYRHDFTMQEIASTLGIGVSAVKMRLSRGLDMVRHRFDGGSNP; this is encoded by the coding sequence ATGAAAGAGAAACGCGAAGCGGAAATTGTACGGAACATCCTGCTGGGCGAAGTCCGGCTGTACGGCGATCTGGTGCGCGAGTACCAGGGGCCCGTGTACAATCTCATGCTGCGCATGACGGGCGACGCGGACGTCTCGGCCGACCTCGCCCAGGACGCCTTTGTCCGCGCCTACGAGAAACTCGAGACCTTCAACCAGCGCAGGCGGTTCTTCCCATGGCTGTACACGCTGGCCCTGAACGTGGCTCGGGATTGGCTCCGCAAGGAGGGCCGGGACCGGCACGTGTTCGTCGAGGACGCGTCGGTCATGGTCCGCGAACAGGACAGGCGGGACGAGTCCAGGGCCATGAACGACCGCCTCGACGGGGCCAAGGCCTTCGAGACCGTGATGGCCCTGGACCCGAAATACCGCGAGGCGCTCATTCTCCGGTACCGCCACGATTTCACCATGCAGGAAATCGCGAGCACCCTGGGGATCGGCGTGAGCGCCGTCAAGATGCGCCTGAGCAGAGGACTGGACATGGTCCGGCACCGATTCGACGGGGGGAGCAACCCATGA
- a CDS encoding HD-GYP domain-containing protein codes for MAENTDPGSLSETYLQISPNILASFPKFRPPVDLYVFDPAVGRTGRYLRGGERLSREGQTEVARFAEEGRLFLLREDYRVYAEHLSKRLGLMLVEEGFLPQEVAEIFFLALRDRMADFLDQPREDTFEALRRDVSILAEYVWIDPSRVAFLTHTLERDYDLAVHAVNTMLIGLALYLRLTGGKVEKTVLISLSLGLLLHDLGMVMVPRFIRDKEQFLVRRDRESIERHIEAGRNMVRRLGIQDPIILECMEQHHERLDGSGYPERRFDKDISTMGRLCAVADSFSAIVGDRPYHSARDTADAVRLLIGDGRRYDPALTALLARVMDERVTE; via the coding sequence ATGGCTGAAAACACCGATCCCGGCTCCCTTTCCGAGACCTACCTGCAGATCAGTCCCAACATCCTGGCCAGTTTCCCCAAGTTCAGGCCCCCGGTGGACCTGTACGTCTTCGACCCGGCCGTGGGCCGCACCGGCCGCTACCTGCGCGGCGGCGAGCGGCTGTCGCGCGAGGGCCAGACCGAGGTGGCCCGGTTCGCCGAGGAGGGGCGGCTTTTTCTCCTGCGCGAGGACTACCGCGTCTATGCCGAGCATCTGAGCAAAAGGCTCGGCCTGATGCTGGTGGAGGAGGGTTTTCTGCCCCAGGAGGTGGCCGAGATATTCTTCCTCGCCCTGCGCGACCGCATGGCGGATTTCCTGGACCAGCCGCGCGAGGACACTTTCGAGGCGCTGCGCAGGGACGTCTCCATCCTGGCCGAATACGTCTGGATCGACCCGAGCCGGGTGGCCTTCCTGACCCATACCCTGGAGCGGGACTACGACCTGGCCGTGCATGCGGTGAACACCATGCTCATCGGCCTGGCCCTGTACCTTCGCTTGACCGGGGGCAAGGTGGAGAAAACAGTGCTCATCAGCCTGAGCCTCGGGCTGTTGCTCCACGACCTGGGCATGGTCATGGTCCCCAGGTTCATCCGCGACAAGGAGCAGTTCCTGGTCCGGAGGGACCGGGAGTCCATCGAGCGGCACATCGAGGCCGGACGGAACATGGTCCGGCGGCTCGGGATACAGGACCCGATCATCCTGGAATGCATGGAACAGCACCACGAGCGGCTGGACGGCTCGGGCTATCCGGAGCGCCGCTTCGACAAGGATATCTCGACCATGGGCAGGCTCTGCGCCGTGGCCGATTCCTTCTCGGCCATCGTCGGCGACCGACCCTACCATTCGGCCCGGGACACGGCCGACGCCGTGCGCCTGCTCATCGGCGACGGCAGGCGCTACGATCCGGCCCTGACCGCGCTGCTGGCCCGGGTCATGGACGAGCG
- a CDS encoding glycogen-binding domain-containing protein, translating to MTEDRNKTHMEDIIIHAVQTGPEAEPPADLVARIMSRLEPKRPPLLTRLRLWLLRPRVLTVRPITAIPAMTLAAALLALVLVTSNNPMDGGGPSLATVRFVLHDTDMSARRVSVIGSFNNWRADRSVMWYSPDAQAWILEAQLPPGDHEYLFLVNGKQLVPDPNAPMTSDDGFGNRNSIVFVNGEHEQTL from the coding sequence ATGACCGAAGATCGAAACAAGACACATATGGAAGATATCATCATCCATGCCGTGCAGACCGGCCCCGAGGCCGAGCCGCCCGCGGACCTGGTCGCCCGGATCATGTCGCGGCTCGAACCCAAGCGCCCGCCGCTGCTCACGAGGCTGCGCCTGTGGCTGCTGCGCCCCAGGGTCCTGACCGTCCGGCCGATCACCGCCATCCCGGCCATGACCCTGGCCGCGGCCCTGCTGGCCCTGGTCCTCGTGACCAGCAACAACCCCATGGACGGCGGCGGCCCGAGCCTTGCCACGGTGCGCTTCGTCCTGCACGACACGGACATGAGCGCCCGCCGGGTCTCGGTCATCGGGTCCTTCAACAATTGGCGGGCGGACCGTTCGGTCATGTGGTACAGTCCGGACGCGCAGGCCTGGATACTCGAGGCCCAGCTTCCCCCGGGCGACCATGAGTACCTGTTCCTGGTGAACGGAAAGCAGCTCGTGCCCGACCCCAATGCGCCCATGACCAGCGACGACGGGTTCGGCAACCGGAATTCCATAGTCTTCGTGAACGGGGAACATGAACAGACATTATAG
- a CDS encoding tetratricopeptide repeat protein, with protein MKKFIAVLLLASVLSAAGCATVMGPYYLEQEEYEEGIKVMSGQLRENPDDAPSAYYVGRYYLALNKPEQALPYLQKAVRLDPASADYVFWTGVAYWAMMDFDRERAAYEKAIGLDPNHISAHLYLGHGYADRGQWAQALRQYEVVLKLDPYNPEALYNRARALRGIDRTSDEIAAWKRFLEYYPDGSMAMTATEQLNLHGDFTYRNHIIGKRNVTLRSLAFKPGTSVPDADGRASLDVLSAMMRVNRELTVNIVAYVKGNAPLAKARANAVRDYMLNGNPDVNRSRLPLSWFGTAENVQVGDKAFALDQSVNFITEVR; from the coding sequence GTGAAGAAGTTCATTGCAGTGTTGTTGCTCGCGTCCGTCCTGTCCGCCGCCGGATGCGCCACGGTGATGGGACCGTACTACCTGGAGCAGGAAGAGTACGAGGAAGGGATCAAGGTCATGAGCGGGCAGCTCAGGGAGAATCCCGACGACGCCCCATCGGCGTATTACGTGGGCCGGTACTATCTGGCCCTGAACAAGCCGGAGCAGGCCCTTCCCTATCTGCAGAAGGCCGTGCGGCTGGATCCCGCGAGCGCGGACTATGTCTTTTGGACCGGGGTGGCCTACTGGGCCATGATGGATTTCGACCGGGAAAGGGCGGCCTACGAAAAGGCCATCGGCCTGGACCCGAACCATATTTCCGCCCATCTCTACCTGGGCCACGGCTACGCGGACCGGGGACAGTGGGCGCAGGCCCTCAGGCAGTACGAGGTGGTCCTCAAGCTGGACCCGTACAACCCGGAAGCGCTGTACAACAGGGCGCGGGCCTTGAGGGGAATTGACAGAACGAGCGATGAGATCGCGGCATGGAAGCGGTTCCTTGAGTACTATCCCGACGGGAGCATGGCCATGACGGCCACGGAGCAACTCAATCTGCACGGGGACTTCACCTACCGCAATCACATAATCGGCAAGCGCAACGTCACGCTGAGAAGCCTGGCGTTCAAACCCGGAACCAGCGTCCCGGATGCCGACGGCAGGGCCTCATTGGACGTGCTTAGCGCGATGATGCGGGTCAACAGGGAGTTGACGGTGAACATCGTCGCCTACGTCAAGGGGAACGCTCCCCTGGCCAAGGCCCGGGCCAACGCCGTCCGCGACTACATGCTCAACGGCAATCCGGACGTGAATCGGAGCAGGCTGCCCCTGAGCTGGTTTGGAACGGCCGAAAACGTCCAGGTGGGCGACAAGGCGTTCGCCCTGGACCAATCGGTGAACTTTATTACCGAAGTCCGGTAA
- a CDS encoding nitroreductase family protein, producing MDPRDNPVLRALRERRSIRKFTPEPVDKRTLTAILEAGQWAPSGKNNQPWRFLVVTRDDPRMDKLAACTQYTPIVRASAACICVFLDKRSMYSEMKDHQGAGACIQNMLLAIHTLGLGAVWLGQIVNDQQAALSALGLSGAELELQAVLALGHPDQKGGSKRKPLSELMLEDF from the coding sequence ATGGATCCCCGCGATAATCCGGTGCTCCGAGCCCTCCGCGAGCGCCGCTCCATCCGCAAGTTCACCCCGGAGCCGGTCGACAAGCGGACCCTGACGGCCATCCTGGAGGCCGGACAGTGGGCCCCCAGCGGCAAGAACAACCAGCCCTGGCGCTTCCTGGTCGTCACCCGTGACGATCCGCGCATGGACAAGCTGGCCGCCTGCACCCAATACACGCCCATCGTCCGCGCCTCGGCGGCATGCATCTGCGTATTTCTGGACAAGCGGTCCATGTACAGCGAGATGAAGGACCACCAGGGGGCCGGGGCATGCATCCAGAACATGCTCCTGGCCATCCACACGCTGGGCCTGGGCGCGGTCTGGCTGGGCCAGATCGTCAACGACCAACAGGCCGCCCTGTCCGCCCTGGGGTTGTCCGGGGCCGAACTGGAACTCCAGGCCGTCCTCGCTCTGGGCCACCCGGACCAGAAAGGCGGCTCCAAACGCAAACCCCTGTCCGAACTCATGCTGGAGGATTTTTGA